The Armatimonadota bacterium genome includes a window with the following:
- a CDS encoding sodium:solute symporter translates to MNFYVLSIVVAAYVLVVAYLGWLGYRRTRSAADYLVGGRQVHPMLMALAYGSTFISTAAIVGFGGVAAMYGLSLLWLVMLNIFFGIFVAFVVFGRATRRMGARLDAHTFPELLGRRFRSRFIQGFSGAVIALLMPLYAAGVMIGGARFLEVQLHLDFNLALFVFSAVVVSYVFFGGLKGVMYTDAFQGGIMFAAMVILLFATYAHLGGFASHRALTELAPLVPAKLAEMGHRGWTAMPEFGSPLWFTVVTTIIMGVGIGVLAQPQLAVRFMTVRSGRELYRALIPGSLFILCIPGVAYVVGALSNLYFMKHEGKLALAMVLDPSGKPNVDKIIPTYIQHAMPEWFGYLFMLALLAAAMSTLSGQFHAIGTSIGRDLYQQALARGRHQERTLPIAKLGVFFGFVLTITLAYRLQPGIIAVATALFFGMCAAVFLPAYVAALFWKRATRAGVTAGMVAGLVVWALWVLFVHERESAALGISQMLFGKPSIAAGTKWTVVDSLIVALPVSALVTWLVSLVTPPMKPEEVQASFGQ, encoded by the coding sequence TTGAACTTCTACGTTCTGTCCATTGTGGTGGCGGCGTATGTGCTGGTCGTCGCCTACCTCGGGTGGCTGGGATACCGGCGGACCCGCAGCGCAGCGGATTACCTGGTGGGAGGCCGCCAGGTGCATCCCATGCTGATGGCCTTGGCCTACGGCAGCACGTTCATCAGCACCGCCGCCATAGTGGGATTCGGCGGCGTCGCGGCGATGTATGGCTTGAGCCTGCTGTGGCTGGTGATGCTGAACATCTTTTTCGGCATCTTCGTGGCCTTCGTGGTCTTCGGCAGGGCCACGCGACGGATGGGGGCCCGGCTGGACGCGCACACATTCCCGGAACTGCTCGGGCGGCGATTCCGGTCTCGCTTCATTCAGGGATTCTCAGGAGCGGTCATCGCTCTGCTGATGCCCCTGTATGCGGCGGGTGTGATGATCGGCGGAGCGCGGTTCCTGGAAGTCCAGCTGCATCTGGACTTCAATCTGGCGCTGTTCGTATTCTCCGCCGTAGTGGTCTCCTACGTGTTCTTCGGTGGGCTGAAGGGGGTCATGTATACCGATGCCTTCCAGGGCGGCATCATGTTCGCGGCGATGGTCATCCTGCTCTTCGCCACCTACGCGCACCTGGGCGGCTTTGCCAGTCACCGAGCCCTAACGGAGCTTGCTCCGCTGGTGCCAGCCAAGCTTGCGGAGATGGGCCACCGGGGATGGACTGCAATGCCCGAGTTCGGGTCGCCGCTCTGGTTCACCGTGGTGACCACCATCATTATGGGGGTTGGCATCGGGGTGCTGGCCCAGCCTCAGCTGGCGGTGCGCTTCATGACGGTGCGAAGTGGCCGCGAGCTTTACCGGGCGCTTATTCCGGGATCCCTGTTCATCCTGTGCATCCCCGGTGTGGCTTACGTGGTCGGGGCGCTCAGCAACCTGTATTTCATGAAGCACGAGGGCAAGCTGGCCCTCGCCATGGTGCTGGACCCTTCAGGCAAGCCCAACGTGGACAAGATCATTCCCACCTACATCCAGCACGCAATGCCGGAGTGGTTCGGCTACCTCTTCATGCTTGCGCTCCTGGCGGCGGCCATGTCCACCCTCAGCGGCCAGTTCCACGCGATCGGCACGTCCATCGGCCGCGATCTGTATCAGCAGGCGCTGGCGCGCGGGCGCCATCAGGAGCGAACCTTGCCCATCGCCAAGCTGGGGGTCTTCTTTGGTTTCGTTCTCACCATCACTTTGGCGTATCGGTTGCAGCCGGGGATCATCGCCGTCGCGACGGCACTCTTTTTCGGGATGTGCGCGGCGGTCTTCCTTCCGGCCTATGTAGCCGCTCTGTTCTGGAAGCGGGCCACGCGGGCCGGCGTGACGGCGGGGATGGTGGCTGGTCTGGTGGTCTGGGCGCTGTGGGTGCTGTTTGTGCACGAACGCGAGTCCGCAGCTCTTGGCATCTCCCAGATGCTGTTTGGCAAACCGAGCATCGCCGCCGGGACGAAGTGGACTGTTGTAGATTCACTGATCGTGGCGCTTCCTGTTTCCGCGCTGGTCACCTGGCTGGTGTCGCTCGTGACACCGCCGATGAAGCCGGAGGAGGTTCAAGCCTCATTCGGCCAGTAG
- a CDS encoding amino acid-binding protein: MKVSQITVFLENKKGRLAEVTEALARRGVNIRAASIADTIDYGLLRLIVSDPVQARQALAEAGFSASETEVLAVEVEDRPGGLASIIRCLADAGINIEYLYAFVGKSGEKAIVVLRSEDTERAREVLQKNNVTLLSGEQVHRL; encoded by the coding sequence ATGAAGGTCAGCCAGATCACCGTTTTTCTGGAGAACAAGAAGGGTCGCCTGGCCGAAGTGACGGAGGCGCTGGCGCGCAGGGGTGTGAACATCCGCGCCGCCTCCATTGCCGACACCATCGATTACGGTCTGTTGCGCCTGATCGTCAGCGATCCCGTACAGGCGCGGCAGGCGCTGGCGGAGGCGGGCTTCAGCGCCAGCGAGACCGAAGTGCTGGCGGTGGAGGTGGAGGACCGTCCGGGAGGACTGGCTTCCATCATCCGCTGCCTGGCGGACGCAGGGATCAACATCGAATACCTCTACGCCTTCGTGGGCAAGAGTGGAGAGAAAGCCATCGTGGTGCTGCGGTCAGAGGATACGGAGCGGGCACGCGAGGTGCTTCAAAAGAACAACGTGACGCTGTTGTCCGGCGAACAGGTGCACCGATTGTAG
- a CDS encoding phenylacetate-coenzyme A ligase, which translates to MKTLPDLESSRALISPAEAMPPDRLRTLQDERLRAVVRRAYETVEVYRRKWDEAGVSPEDIHGVEDLPRLPFITKDDFREAYPFGMFSAPLSEIVEIHASSGTTGKPTVVGYTRADIEIWGEVMGRTLAAGGVTSNDIVQNSYGYGLFTGGLGAHYGAARIGAAVVPTSAGNTKRQLQVMEDFGTTALCCTPSYAIVLGETGREMGINFEALPLRVGFHGAEPWSESMRQEIEKSLCIRALDIYGLSEVIGPGVAYECLAQNGLHIAEDHFFPEIINPTTLEHVPEGAHGELVFTTLTKTGLPLIRYRTRDITHFIPGECECGRTLRRMAKVSGRTDDMLIIRGVNVFPSQIEQVLGAVEGTEPHYQLVIDRQPGRLDEVELWVEVSEDVISDEVRRMEALEMKILKELESMLGLSIKVRLVEPKSIARSEGKAKRIVDRRDLGI; encoded by the coding sequence GAAGACTCTTCCGGATCTGGAATCCAGCCGAGCGCTGATCAGCCCGGCTGAGGCGATGCCGCCTGACAGACTGCGGACCCTGCAGGATGAGCGGCTACGCGCGGTCGTTCGCCGCGCCTACGAGACCGTGGAGGTCTACCGCCGTAAGTGGGACGAAGCAGGGGTCTCCCCTGAGGACATTCATGGCGTCGAGGATCTTCCCCGCCTGCCATTCATCACCAAAGACGACTTCCGGGAGGCTTATCCCTTCGGAATGTTCAGCGCGCCGCTCTCGGAGATCGTGGAGATCCACGCATCCTCCGGGACCACCGGCAAGCCGACCGTGGTGGGCTATACCCGGGCAGACATCGAGATCTGGGGCGAAGTGATGGGCCGCACGCTGGCGGCCGGTGGCGTGACTTCCAACGACATCGTCCAGAACTCCTACGGTTACGGACTCTTCACGGGAGGACTGGGAGCGCACTACGGAGCCGCGCGCATCGGAGCCGCTGTGGTGCCCACCAGCGCGGGGAACACCAAGCGCCAGCTCCAGGTGATGGAGGACTTCGGGACCACCGCCCTCTGCTGCACCCCGTCCTACGCCATCGTGCTGGGCGAGACGGGGCGCGAGATGGGCATCAACTTTGAGGCGCTGCCCCTGCGGGTGGGATTCCACGGAGCGGAACCCTGGTCCGAGAGCATGCGCCAGGAGATCGAGAAGTCTCTGTGCATCCGGGCACTGGACATCTACGGTCTATCGGAGGTCATTGGACCGGGCGTGGCCTACGAATGCCTGGCGCAGAACGGGCTGCACATCGCGGAGGATCACTTCTTCCCGGAGATCATCAATCCCACAACTCTCGAACACGTCCCTGAGGGAGCCCACGGCGAGCTGGTCTTCACCACGCTGACCAAGACGGGGCTACCGCTCATCCGTTACCGCACGCGAGACATCACACACTTCATCCCCGGGGAGTGCGAGTGCGGCAGGACGCTGCGGCGGATGGCGAAGGTCTCGGGACGCACGGACGACATGCTCATCATCCGCGGGGTGAACGTCTTCCCTTCCCAGATCGAGCAGGTGCTGGGCGCCGTGGAGGGCACGGAGCCGCACTACCAGCTGGTCATTGACCGCCAGCCCGGCCGGCTGGACGAAGTGGAACTCTGGGTGGAAGTGTCCGAGGACGTCATCTCCGATGAGGTCCGCCGGATGGAAGCCCTGGAGATGAAGATTCTGAAAGAGCTTGAGAGCATGCTTGGCCTGTCCATCAAGGTGCGGCTGGTGGAACCCAAGTCCATCGCGCGCAGCGAGGGGAAGGCCAAGCGGATTGTGGACAGGAGGGACCTTGGAATATGA
- a CDS encoding phenylacetate-coenzyme A ligase, with amino-acid sequence MTTLNRRLPPLKHRLWDPKAETMSREDLEKLQLERLQATVRRVYERVPFYREKLDAAGVKPEDIRRLDDVQKLPFTCKDDLRAAYPYGLFAAPLKDIVRIHASSGTTGLSTVVGYTRRDLRIWSDLVARLLTAGGVTRHDVVHISFGYGLFTGGFGLHQGSERIGASVIPVSSGNTERQVRLMKDFGATALVGTPSYALHIAETMYEMGVSPDELSLRVGLFGAEPSSETLRREIEAKLQILATDNYGLSEVMGPGVSGECLNKSGLHINEDHFLAEIINPETGEALPEGYTGELVLTTLTKEGIPLLRYRTRDLTRLDSSPCSCGRTFRRMARVQGRTDDMMIIRGVNVFPSQIENVLLEIEGVEPHYELVLDRVGALDTLEIRVEVTPEIFEGRMAGLVELEKRIRHKVQSECGITPTVSLVEPKSIQRSQGKAKRVIDKRVF; translated from the coding sequence ATGACCACACTGAATCGCCGGCTTCCCCCTTTGAAGCACCGCCTCTGGGATCCGAAGGCGGAGACGATGTCCCGTGAGGATCTGGAGAAGCTCCAACTCGAAAGGCTTCAGGCCACGGTCCGACGGGTCTACGAACGGGTCCCGTTTTACCGCGAGAAGCTTGACGCTGCGGGCGTGAAGCCCGAGGACATCCGGAGGCTGGATGATGTCCAGAAGCTGCCCTTCACCTGCAAGGATGACTTGCGGGCCGCCTATCCGTATGGGCTTTTCGCCGCGCCCCTGAAGGATATCGTCCGCATCCACGCCTCCTCCGGGACCACAGGCCTTTCCACCGTGGTGGGTTACACCCGCAGAGACCTGCGCATCTGGTCCGACCTTGTGGCTCGACTGCTGACGGCCGGAGGCGTGACTCGCCACGATGTCGTCCATATCTCCTTCGGTTATGGCTTGTTCACCGGAGGATTCGGACTGCACCAGGGATCGGAGCGCATCGGAGCAAGCGTCATTCCCGTCTCCAGCGGAAACACGGAGCGACAGGTCCGTCTGATGAAAGATTTCGGGGCGACGGCCCTAGTGGGGACTCCCAGCTACGCCCTGCACATCGCGGAGACGATGTATGAGATGGGGGTGAGCCCGGATGAGCTCAGCCTGCGCGTCGGCCTCTTCGGAGCAGAACCCTCGTCTGAGACGCTCCGCCGGGAGATCGAGGCCAAGTTGCAGATCCTTGCGACGGACAACTACGGGCTCTCGGAGGTGATGGGGCCGGGTGTTTCGGGCGAATGCCTGAACAAAAGCGGTCTGCACATAAACGAGGACCATTTCCTGGCGGAGATCATCAACCCGGAGACGGGCGAGGCCCTTCCGGAAGGCTACACCGGGGAGCTGGTTCTCACCACACTGACCAAGGAAGGGATACCGTTGCTGCGGTATCGCACGCGCGACCTGACGCGTCTGGACTCCTCGCCCTGCTCGTGCGGGCGCACGTTCCGGCGGATGGCGCGCGTGCAGGGCCGGACGGATGACATGATGATCATCCGAGGAGTGAACGTCTTCCCCTCCCAGATCGAAAACGTCCTGTTGGAGATCGAAGGGGTTGAGCCGCACTATGAGCTGGTTCTGGACCGCGTTGGAGCACTGGACACCCTGGAGATCCGGGTGGAGGTAACACCGGAGATCTTCGAAGGCCGAATGGCCGGACTGGTGGAGCTGGAAAAGAGAATCCGTCACAAAGTACAGTCGGAATGTGGAATCACTCCGACGGTATCGCTCGTGGAGCCGAAGTCCATCCAGCGAAGCCAGGGGAAAGCGAAACGAGTAATCGACAAGAGAGTGTTCTGA
- a CDS encoding indolepyruvate oxidoreductase encodes MKTTSIRIVGVGGQGIVLASNLIGEVALAAGLDVKKAEVHGMSQRGGSVTCDVRFGEKVFSPLAAPGEVDLIIAFERLEALRNLPALKPEGLIVVNRQSIAPSTVTAGMATYPPDVDQQLRQQAKRLVFVDGPRIAAELGDPRVINSAVLGAASCHLPFSLEQWEEAFHARLKNKGVEVNLQAFRRGRSDAESVAMESPGLQTA; translated from the coding sequence GTGAAGACAACGAGTATCAGGATCGTCGGAGTGGGGGGGCAGGGCATCGTCCTTGCGAGCAATCTGATTGGGGAGGTGGCTCTGGCGGCCGGTCTGGATGTCAAGAAGGCGGAAGTCCACGGAATGAGCCAGCGGGGAGGAAGCGTCACGTGCGACGTGCGTTTCGGGGAGAAGGTCTTCTCTCCACTTGCGGCGCCGGGCGAGGTGGACCTGATCATCGCTTTCGAACGCCTGGAGGCGCTGCGCAACCTTCCTGCGCTGAAGCCGGAGGGCCTGATCGTGGTGAACCGGCAGTCTATCGCCCCTTCCACTGTGACGGCGGGGATGGCTACCTATCCCCCGGATGTTGACCAACAGCTCCGGCAGCAGGCAAAGAGGCTGGTCTTTGTGGATGGTCCGCGCATCGCCGCCGAACTGGGCGATCCGCGCGTCATCAACTCCGCGGTGCTCGGTGCCGCGTCTTGCCACCTGCCATTCAGCCTGGAGCAGTGGGAGGAGGCTTTCCACGCCCGGTTGAAGAACAAGGGCGTCGAGGTCAACCTGCAGGCGTTCCGGCGGGGACGGAGCGATGCGGAGAGTGTGGCAATGGAATCCCCCGGTCTTCAAACGGCCTGA